In Terriglobales bacterium, the sequence AAGTCCGCCGTGGGTGACCTGGAGCGGGTTTACAAGATGGATCCCAAGCACGACTTCCAGCGAGCCGCGGGCCTGCTGGCCGATGCCTACGCGCGCACCGGGCAAGTGGAGAAGGCGGAGGCGCTGTTCCGCGAAGTGGCCGCCACTTCGACCATCTCCGAGACGCAGTATCACTACGCGCGCTTCCTGCTGGAGCAGGGAAGGGCAGAGGAAGCGCGGCAATGGGCGCAACGCATCCTGAACAAGAAGGCCACGCTGCCGCGATACCTGCAGCGGCGGGAGCGTCCCTGGTTCCGGCGCGCGGAAGCCCTGCTGAAGCAGACGGGCCAGCCGGCGCGATAGACTTCCCGACATGCCGGAATCCTGGGCCACGCGCCGCTTGCGCTGGGCCGTGAACCTCTGCTATGCGTTCGCGGCCGGCGGGGCGCGGGTCACCTACATCGGCGGCGACTGGCGCGAAGTGCGGGTCGAAGTGCCGCTGAACTGGCGCACCCGCAACTACGTGGGTACCATCTTCGGCGGCGCCATGTACGCCGCCGTCGACCCCATCTACATGCTGATGCTCATTCACTGCCTGGGGCTGGAGTACATCGTCTGGGACAAAACGGCCACCATCCGCTTTCGCAAGCCGGGCCGCTCGACCCTGCGCGCCGAGTTCAGGCTGGAGGACGCAGACTGGATGCTATTCGCCGCGAGACGGCGGAGAAGACTTCCATCGATCGCGTATACCGGGTGGAGCTGATAGACACGGAAGGAGCGGTGTGCGCGGAAGTGGAGAAGACGCTCTACATCCGCAAGAAGGACGCAGGGCGAACCTAGATGGCAGCGATCGAATACTTCGAGTGCTCGAAGTGCGGCGCGCGAGTGCCGCCGGACGCGCCGCCGGGGGTGTGCGCGAAGGACGGCGGAACGTTCTGGGTGCGTTACGACCTGGAACGGCTGAGGCACTCGTTCTCCCGCGCCCTGCTGGCCGGGCGTCCGGCCAGCATGTGGCGCTACGCCGAAGTGCTGCCCGAGGCAGCTCCGGTCACGCTGGGGGAAGGATTCACGCCGCTGCTGCGCAGCCGGCGCTATCCGAACGTGTGGATCAAAGATGAAGGTCTGAACCCCACCGGCAGCTTCAAGGCGCGCGGGCTCTCGGCGGCGGTGACCATGGCGCGCGCCTGGGGCAAGCGCAAACTGGCGATTCCTTCCGCGGGCAACGCGGCTTCGGCACTGGCGGCGTACGCGGCCGCGGCGGAACTGGAGGCGCACATCTTCATGCCGCGCGACGTGCCGCTGGCCAATCGCGTGGAGTGCCAGGCCTACGGCGCCGAGGTCACGCTGGTGGATGGCTTGATCGGCGACTGCGCGCGCCTGCTGCAGCAGCAGGCGGAAGTCGAGGGCTGGTACGACGTCTCTACGCTCAAGGAACCGTTCCGCGTCGAAGGCAAGAAGACCATGGCGTACGAAGTGGCCGAGCAGATGGGATGGCGGCTTCCCGACGCCATCATCTATCCCACCGGCGGCGGGGTGGGACTGATCGGCATGTGGAAGGCGTTTGACGAGATGGAAGCTCTGGGTTGGACCGATGGAAAGCGGCCGAAGATGATTGCTGTCCAGTCAACGGGTTGCGCGCCTATTCCTAAAGCGTTCCATGAGAGCAAGAAAACGGCGGACGTGTGGCCGCAGGCGGCCACCATTGCCGCCGGGCTGCGGGTGCCCAAGGCGTACGGCGATTACCTGATCCTCGACATTCTGCGCCAGAGCCAGGGTACGGCGGTGGCAGTGAGCGACGCCGAGATCATGGCGGCGGTGGTCGAGTGGGCGCGCGAGGATGGCCTGTTCGCCGCACCGGAGGGAGCGGCGTCGCTGGCGGCCTACAAGAAGTTGCGGTCGCAAGAGTTCCTTGCGCCCGAGGAGACCGTGGTGCTGTTCAACACCGGGTCGGGGCTGAAGTACCTGGACGTGATCGCGGAAGCGCTGGGCGTGCGCGGAGAAGCTCCGCAGCCTCGCGGGCGGACGATCGGCGGCATCATCGGGCCGTACTAGGCCTCTGTTAAAATAGCCCTCGCGTGGGGCTATAGCTCAGCTGGGAGAGCGCATCGTTCGCAACGATGAGGTCGTCGGTTCGATCCCGACTAGCTCCACCATGGTTTCCATCACTTACACCGGTCCTCGGGGCGTTCACGGCTAGCCAGAGGCGCGGCCGTTCCTGAGCGACCCTTCTGGGGCGAATGTGCTACTCGCTTACGACTTGCGCCCGGCGCTTGCGCGGCAGCGTGGGGCCTTCAAAAATGAGCTCCCAGCCCCCGGAGACAGATCCAGCGTCCTGGCTTTCATCGTCCACGACATAGAGACTCCAGGTGCCATTGGGACTGGTGCCGTTGAAGATGGATAGCATCGTATTGGCCGATGGTGTGGGCGCGGGAGACGGGTAGGTATCGCTCCCATCTCCGGCGTTGTTGGTGGGCTTGAAGCTCGCGGAAGCCAGAGGGCCGTTGTCGGGAAGGAAGGGTCCATCATCGTCAAGGGTGAGCTGCAGATTGCTGACGTCGGTGCCGCCGCCGACGTCGGACATCAAGACGATGTTGGTTCCGGTGGGGCCAACCAGAAGGATATCGACGTCATCGGGGAAGGTGTGACTGAATCCGTTCAGCCGCACCCGCAGCTTGGTGATGTTGCCGGCGAGTCCCGATACCACGATATTGGACGGGTAGGGGCTGGCTGCGGTGGGCGGCGTGCCGCCGTCATTGATGGTGATGGCGCCGGAATTGCCCACGCTGACCGTGGGCGGCGCGGCCGGGCCCTCGAAGCTGATTTCCCATCCCAGAGATAGGGAGCCGGAGTCGAGTTCTTCATCATCCACCACATAGAGGCTCCAGGTTCCGTTGGGGCTGGTCCCGTTGAATATCGATAGCGTGGTGTCGGCCGAAGGAGCCGGCGCAGGGGAGGGAAAGCTCTCCGTGCCGGTACTGGCGTAATCGGTGGGCTGGAAGCTTCCGGATACTAAGGGACCGGAGCTGAGCAAGGGAGAGGCGGCAGCATCATCAAAGGTGAGTTGCACGCCGGCTGTAGGGTCGGCATCCACATCCGACATGAGGATCAGGTTGGCTCCGGTGGGCCCGACCAGGAGGATATCGAGGTCGCCCGGGAAGGTATGCGTCAGGCCTTTCAACTTTACGGTTACTTTGTTGATGGTACCGGTGAGCCCGGAAACCGTGATGCTGGAAGGGTAAGGGCTGGCCATGGTCGGAGGCGAGACGCTGTCGTTGACGGTGATTTGGCTGGCGTTCGAGAAGGTTACGCTGGATGGTGCAGGCGCTCCCGAGGGCACGACCTTTCCCCACCATGTGCCCCAACGGCTCTCGCCCGAGACCTGGGCCGCCGCGTACTCCTGGATGGTCCACATGTCGGTGTCGTTCGCGGGATCGACCACCGTGTTGCTGTAATCGCCCCAGCGATTATCGGGGCCGCCGAAGGTCTTGAAATAGCTGTCCTCTCCCCCCTTGAGGACCACCTCATCGCGCATGGTATTGGCCGGGTCGGCGGCACGGCGAAGGGAGTAGGCGGCGGTGGCGAACTGCGACCCCGAGAAGCGCGAGTAGCCCAGCAGCACATCCCCGGCGGAGTTCACCGCCAGGGTGGGGAAAGCGCGGAAAACGATGCCGGTGGGATCGTCGACGCGTCCGAACTGCTGCACTGATCCCGCGGGCGTGAACTGCCACCACTGCGCCGCAGAGCGGGTGGGCGCTCCCGCGGGCAGGAACGCCGTATGCGACGCCCACAGCGAGCCGTTGCGGTAGACCACCTTCAGGATGCGCGAGTCGTTGTTCTGAATCCTTTCCGTGCTGCCACTCTGGGGAGCGAAGTCCTCAAAGCCGGCAGGGGAGAAGTCCCAGGGATTGGGGGTGGAGACAAGGTTGCCATCGAGGGTGGTGAACACCTCCGAACCGACAGCGCCGGTGATGGTGGCCATGCGCAGGAAGCCGCTGCCACTGAAGTTGCCGTTGAAGTCCTGCACCAGGTATTCGGTAGCCAGGGAATTGTCGTGGGTGACAGCCGGGGCGAAGCCGCCGCTGGTGTCAGGGAAGACGGCGTCGGTCACGCTCATTGCTCCGGCATAAAGCTCACTCTTGCGGAGCACGTGGACGTCCGAACGGGTGAAGCTGCTGTCACTGATGGCGAACATGTTCACCGTCACCACGACCCAGTCCTTGTTGAAGCCCAGGGACGGATAATCGGCCGAGTTCGCGTCCGTGCCGTCGGCGTCGATGCGGTAGAGATTCCAGGTTCCGGTCGGGTCGCTCGTGAGCGAGGCTCCGATAAGCACCGAAGAGCCAGCCGAATCCGAGTTGCTGGCCGCGCTCACAATCCAGCGATTGTTGAAAGGATCGTATTCGACCCTGGGATCGAAAACACCGCTGGCCCCGGTGCCCGACCAGAAAGTCTCAAGAGCCATGCGGCTGGCCTCGACACCCGAACGGTTGGTGATGCGGATCTCGCTGTTCAGAGTGGTCATCACATGATTGGGGCCGACGGATCCCTGCGTGTCCGGCGGAATACTGGTGTCGTTATCGTTGAGCGCCAGGAAACTGCTGGCCGGGGCCGGAGAAGAGGCCAGAGGAAGAGGTGCCGGGCCCGGAACCGGGGCCGCCGGTGCGACGGCTTTGGAGGCAGCCGCGGCCGCGAGCGCCCCCGGTGGGATCGACTGCACAGGTATCGGCCGGAACGGAATCACGCGACGCTCCACCGGCCTCTTCGGGCCTGCGGCTTCGCGTTCTGCCAATTCAGCGAAGTTCATCCGGAAGCGAGTGGCTTTGACGCGGCGCGCGGGTGCTCGCGATTGCCCGAAGGCCGGCAGAGCCAGGCCGAGCAATACGAGCAACGCCACTGCACTCTTCCTGAACCTCAGCGAATCCGCATTCATCTTGATGGTCCGCATGGTGGCGTGATGCGTACGACATGGGAGCCCCAGTTAGCGAGCTGGGTGCGGGTGGCGTTGGGGATGTACTCGCCGGCCGTCCACAGGTCGCCGTTGGGACTTACCGCGGCTCCCGAGTAGTCGCCCCAGCGCGCCACGCCGCGACCGCCGCAGCGACGGTAGCCGCTAAAGCCGTCTTCCGGTGCCGCCCCCGTCACCACCAAGTTCACCGCGTTCTCCACTCCTCCAGCGTTCAGGTGGGCATAGCCGAAGCCGGGCATCAGATTACTTCCGGTGACGGTGAAGCCCACTACGCCCTTGCCCTGGGCGTTCACCGCCAGAGCGGGGAAGAGCAGATCCTGGCCGGCTGCCCCGAGCTGCCCCTGCTGATTCACCGTGGCTGAGATCGAACAACCGTCGCTTGTCGCCCCGATGCGCACCCAGGCCACGCCCATCTGCTCCTGACCGGCCACCATCACCCGCGTGCCGAAGGCGGCCAGCAGTTCGCCGCCCCGCTGGTACACCTGCTGCATGCGGTCATCGTTGGCGTCCAGCGCTTCCAGCACCTCATTGGTAGCCTGGGAGAACAGCCCGCTGCCGTCACACACCAGCCCGGCATTGAGCTCGTCGAGTAGCGGCGTCGGTCCGGACATCTGCAGCGAGGTGGTGGGCTTGTCGTAGGGGTCCACGTTCACCACCAGGCTCTGGATACCCACCTTTCCCTGGCTCCCGTAGGCTACCTGGCGGGTATCCGACATGGCCCACACTGCCAGCCGGTCATCCCCCGCCCCGCTGAAGTTCAGCGTGCTCAGGAAGAACTCGACCCCTGGCGTCGTACTCGTCCCCGGCGCCGGAATGGCCGGGTACACCGAGAAGGCCGGCTCTCCCTCGACCGTCAGGTTCTGGAAGCCCACCGCCCGTACCCGCTGCTTCTTCAGCAACTGCCCCTTGTCGATGGCCAGCACCAGAGCGGTCTGGAACTGGCGCGTGCGGAAGGAGAACTGGTTCATGCTGAGGAACAGGGCTTCCCGGTTCATCCCCAGCAAGGGCTGGTCGCCGATGCAGGGGCAGTCGCCGTAGCCATCATCGGTGACGTCGATCTCGTAGAAGTCGAACAAGCCGGTGGCATCCGAGCCTCGGCTCACCGCCAGAAGCGTCGAGGAACTGGACAGGAACGCGCCCGAGAGCGGGTTCGTCGCTACCTTCAGCGCAACGATGTACCAGCGCCCGAGTTGGGGATCGTAGAGCGCCCGGGGATCGGCCACGAAGGGCCCGAACTGCTTGGGCACTACGGTGCGATCCACGGCATGGGGCAGCCCGAAGAACAGGTTCAGGGAACTGGGACCAGCCAAGAGCAGCCCTTCGGTGGAGTACACCGCCAGGGCCCCGTTGACGATCTGCACCACTTGGTTGTCGCTGGCTGCCAGGCCCATGTCCGGCGGCTCCAGCGAGGCTTGGTTGCCGTCGTCGGCGTTGCGCATCCCGAAGTGGCTGAGGCCGTCAAAGCCCAAGACCATCCCCGGGCCCAGCACCTGGGCCGTGGCCGGTACCCGCGGCTGACGCTGCCCCGCACCCGTGGCCCGGGAAGTAGCGAGGTAGGGCTTGCCGAGCCGGAAGTCCTGGCGCTGCTCGGCCGTCAGCGGCAGAGCCAACGGGTCGGGTGCGACTGTCGGATCCGGGGCACCCGTCGGGGCGGGTTCAGTGACGGGATCAGGCAGAGCGATGGGACCGGGCAAGGAGACCGGATCGGGCGAAGTCGTGGGCTCCGGCAGAGCGATGGGCTCGGCTGCCGTGTCGAGGGTTTCTTTCACGCTCACCGCGAACGCTGGATCGTGAGGCGTCTTCCAGCCGCCTCCGCCCTCCCGGAACTCGCGCAGGAGTACGGCCGGACGGCTGATCGTGCCCCCGCCCCGCGCTCCGAGTGTCCGCTCACTCCGCCGCGGCGCCAGGGCCGCCGTTGCCGCCGCCGTGGGGCTCGAGGCTGAGGCCAACGACGAAGACGAAACACTGCAACTCAGCGGCTCCCCGCCGCCCTTGCCTCCGCTGCCGCCGCTCGTCTCTCCCGTGATGACCTCGCTCACCTGGTTCGAGGCCTTGGGGTTGAAGGTCGTGTCGCCAGAGTAGAACGCCTGGATGTCGTGCGTCCCCACCGGCAGCCCGGTGGTCAACTGGGCCGTGCCGTTGAGCAGCTCCGCCGTACCCAGCGTGATTATGGGGAACACCGACACGTCCTTGAAGGTCACCGTGCCGCTGGGGCTGCCCGCGCCGGGCACTGTTGCCGCCACCGTCGCGGTGAAGCTGATGGGCTGCTGCTGGACCGCCGCTGCCAGAGAACTCTGCAACGTGACTGAAGTCCCGCCGGCATTGAGGAATACGTTGAAGCCACCGCTAGACAGTAACCCAACATCCGGAGCGCCATCGCCGTTCACATCGGGCAGCGTGACTGAACGCGGAGAGTCCCCTACGGCATACTCCTCTGCTGGCTGGAACGTACCGTCGCCGTTGCCCAGCAAGATCGTTACCCTCCCACTGCTCTCGGTGAGCACCATGTCATCCAAGCGATCACCGTTGATATCGCCAGAGGTAACAGAGGAAAAATTCCCCGTTACGGGCAGGCTGATAGGTTGCAACACGCCGCTGTTGTTGAGAAACAGCTGAATCCCATCCTCGGCAGCAGTCACTAGCTCGTTCCCACCAGTCCGGCCCTCGTTGCCACCAGTGCGCCCTCCCCCACCATCATCGCTAAATTCGCCCGTTGCTAGCGTCGACAGATCGCCGGGAGTTGACCCGATGGATTCGGAAATGGTCAGGGACCCGTCACCACTGCCATAGAAGGGATAGACCTGTTGCCCGGCGGTCAGCACCATGTCGAGTTTCCCGTCGCCGTTAAATTCACCGATTGCCATGTCTCTGACTTCTGTGGGACCGAAGTCGGCCAGCAACCCAGGAGCACCAAAGCTACCGTCGCCATTTCCCAGTAGCACGGTGACAGTTGTATCTCTGGTCGACGGGTCGACGATGTCAGGGCCCAGACCGGCTGTATTGGCAAACACTATGTCAACGCTTCCGTCCCGGTTTAGGTCGCCCAGTGCCAGGCTGTTCGTTGATGGACCGAGTCCGTTCGTAGAGCCGGCCGGACCGACTTCAGTGACTAGTGGGGCAGAGAAGGCCCCGAGTCCGTCACCTAGGAACGTGCAAATGTGTGCTGGCCCACTATCGGGCCGGAACCCGCCAATGCCATAGCTGCTGACAACCACGTCTGGCTTGCCATCAAGGTTTATGTCTGCAACTGCGCTCCGGCCGGGGGTTTGGCAACCGAGATTGATTGGATTGGAAAACTGGCCGTTACCCAGGCTGAAGAAGACCCGAACCGATCCTGGCCGTTGCACGTCAAAGACATCCAGAGCTTGAGTCTCTGTCGTCACCAGCAGATCGAGTTCTCCATCCAAGTTGAGATCTGCCATGCGCGCATGCTTTTCTGAAGCGGACGTTTCATTGCCATACGTGCGTGGAGCTCGGAAAGTAC encodes:
- a CDS encoding DUF4442 domain-containing protein — translated: MPESWATRRLRWAVNLCYAFAAGGARVTYIGGDWREVRVEVPLNWRTRNYVGTIFGGAMYAAVDPIYMLMLIHCLGLEYIVWDKTATIRFRKPGRSTLRAEFRLEDADWMLFAARRRRRLPSIAYTGWS
- a CDS encoding threonine synthase, whose amino-acid sequence is MAAIEYFECSKCGARVPPDAPPGVCAKDGGTFWVRYDLERLRHSFSRALLAGRPASMWRYAEVLPEAAPVTLGEGFTPLLRSRRYPNVWIKDEGLNPTGSFKARGLSAAVTMARAWGKRKLAIPSAGNAASALAAYAAAAELEAHIFMPRDVPLANRVECQAYGAEVTLVDGLIGDCARLLQQQAEVEGWYDVSTLKEPFRVEGKKTMAYEVAEQMGWRLPDAIIYPTGGGVGLIGMWKAFDEMEALGWTDGKRPKMIAVQSTGCAPIPKAFHESKKTADVWPQAATIAAGLRVPKAYGDYLILDILRQSQGTAVAVSDAEIMAAVVEWAREDGLFAAPEGAASLAAYKKLRSQEFLAPEETVVLFNTGSGLKYLDVIAEALGVRGEAPQPRGRTIGGIIGPY
- a CDS encoding FG-GAP-like repeat-containing protein; the protein is MAIGEFNGDGKLDMVLTAGQQVYPFYGSGDGSLTISESIGSTPGDLSTLATGEFSDDGGGGRTGGNEGRTGGNELVTAAEDGIQLFLNNSGVLQPISLPVTGNFSSVTSGDINGDRLDDMVLTESSGRVTILLGNGDGTFQPAEEYAVGDSPRSVTLPDVNGDGAPDVGLLSSGGFNVFLNAGGTSVTLQSSLAAAVQQQPISFTATVAATVPGAGSPSGTVTFKDVSVFPIITLGTAELLNGTAQLTTGLPVGTHDIQAFYSGDTTFNPKASNQVSEVITGETSGGSGGKGGGEPLSCSVSSSSLASASSPTAAATAALAPRRSERTLGARGGGTISRPAVLLREFREGGGGWKTPHDPAFAVSVKETLDTAAEPIALPEPTTSPDPVSLPGPIALPDPVTEPAPTGAPDPTVAPDPLALPLTAEQRQDFRLGKPYLATSRATGAGQRQPRVPATAQVLGPGMVLGFDGLSHFGMRNADDGNQASLEPPDMGLAASDNQVVQIVNGALAVYSTEGLLLAGPSSLNLFFGLPHAVDRTVVPKQFGPFVADPRALYDPQLGRWYIVALKVATNPLSGAFLSSSSTLLAVSRGSDATGLFDFYEIDVTDDGYGDCPCIGDQPLLGMNREALFLSMNQFSFRTRQFQTALVLAIDKGQLLKKQRVRAVGFQNLTVEGEPAFSVYPAIPAPGTSTTPGVEFFLSTLNFSGAGDDRLAVWAMSDTRQVAYGSQGKVGIQSLVVNVDPYDKPTTSLQMSGPTPLLDELNAGLVCDGSGLFSQATNEVLEALDANDDRMQQVYQRGGELLAAFGTRVMVAGQEQMGVAWVRIGATSDGCSISATVNQQGQLGAAGQDLLFPALAVNAQGKGVVGFTVTGSNLMPGFGYAHLNAGGVENAVNLVVTGAAPEDGFSGYRRCGGRGVARWGDYSGAAVSPNGDLWTAGEYIPNATRTQLANWGSHVVRITPPCGPSR